The following are encoded in a window of Ogataea parapolymorpha DL-1 chromosome VII, whole genome shotgun sequence genomic DNA:
- a CDS encoding Pantothenate kinase — MLQVSGIQKQRSGSPTGSVYVHNHCKNPKPLNALGSYIVHDETEYRGGLLPETRDIALPNHTETVNEISIDIGGSLSKLVYFSKDEKEEGGRLNFYKIETSRIDEFIEYLKTILKKYYHHDGKNLINPNLTLIATGGGSYKFYDKLKKSLNCKVQKEDEMQCLIIGLDFFISQIQNEIFYFDEKNHKYVEVNSGELELDSIYPYLLVNIGSGVSIIKVTGPGPDNFIRVGGSSLGGGTLWGLLSVLTTCKDFDEMLEMASHGNNENVDLLVGDIYGKGYNKIGLKSNHIASSMGKVFKKVFEKDEESEKTSSDVRLDRLEKLNQEDIARSLLYAVSNNIGQIAYLQAQRHGLKKIYFAGSYIRNHYQTIRTLSYAINFWSEGSKKAYFLRHEGYLGSMGAFLKKELDI, encoded by the coding sequence ATGTTACAAGTCAGTGGTATACAAAAGCAAAGATCTGGCTCGCCAACGGGGAGCGTTTACGTGCATAACCATTGTAAAAACCCGAAACCACTCAATGCTTTAGGATCCTACATAGTGCACGATGAGACGGAGTACAGAGGTGGGCTTTTACCAGAAACTCGAGACATCGCGTTGCCTAATCACACCGAGACAGTGAATGAAATTTCAATCGATATTGGGGGATCATTGTCAAAACTGGTTTACTTTTCTAAAGATGAGAAAGAGGAAGGCGGAAGACTTAATTTCTACAAAATTGAAACTTCGAGaatcgacgagttcattGAGTACCTTAAAACCatattgaaaaaatattacCATCATGATGGCAAGAATCTTATCAATCCAAACTTGACGTTGATTGCAACTGGAGGCGGATCCTATAAGTTTTATGACAAACTGAAAAAGTCTCTCAATTGCAAAGTGCAAAAAGAGGACGAAATGCAGTGTTTGATCATTGGACTCGATTTCTTTATCAGTCAAATTCAAAACGAGATATTTTATTTCGACGAAAAGAATCACAAATATGTGGAGGTGAACTCTGGAGAGCTAGAACTTGACAGCATATATCCATACTTGCTGGTCAACATTGGTTCGGGTGTTTCGATTATCAAAGTCACCGGCCCCGGTCCAGACAACTTTATCCGTGTGGGTGGCTCTTCCCTGGGTGGAGGAACATTGTGGGGCTTGTTATCAGTGCTGACGACGTGTAAAGACTTTGATGAGATGCTGGAAATGGCATCACACGGAAATAATGAGAACGTCGACCTTCTGGTCGGTGACATATATGGAAAAGGGTACAACAAGATTGGCCTCAAATCAAACCACATTGCATCTTCCATGGGAAAGGTATTCAAAAAagtgtttgaaaaagatgaaGAGTCTGAGAAAACGAGTTCTGATGTTCGTCTCGATAGGTTGGAGAAACTCAACCAGGAAGACATAGCCCGCTCGCTCTTATACGCTGTTTCCAATAATATTGGCCAAATTGCTTATCTGCAAGCCCAGAGACACggtctgaagaaaatatATTTCGCAGGCTCATACATTAGAAATCACTATCAGACAATCAGAACATTGAGCTATGCCATAAATTTCTGGTCTGAAGGCTCGAAAAAGGCTTACTTTCTGAGGCACGAAGGATACCTTGGAAGTATGGGAGCTTTTCTCAAAAAAGAACTCGATATATAA